In Ananas comosus cultivar F153 linkage group 10, ASM154086v1, whole genome shotgun sequence, the sequence TAAGATTTACCTTCCACTCTCGGGTGTATTTGGGTGCGGAGacagtatttttcttttcttttggttattttttatttagaacaCAAAAAGCCAACCCACCAAAGGTTCAGAGCTTGCTCTATAATAATGAGCCAATGATGTAAGATCCCTATGTATCTATCATCTTTTTGAACATAATAcccgctttctctctctctctctgggtcCTTCTCCTTAagtctactatatatatatatataaatatatctgtATCCATATATATTCCCCAAccttccccccctctctctcaaatttgaaacttaGCTAGTTTTTGAGAGACataaacaaagagagagaaatagagacaTAGAagataagagagaaaaagatagatagatagatagatagatagatagataaagaGAGAGTGATTAATGGGGAGCAACAAAAGCAGTAGTAGTAAGCTCAAAGATCGGCTTGCTCGCATGTTCCGGCCTGCGTCGCTGCTCCGCTCCTCCTGCAACCCTTCGACATCCTCcgcttcctccgccgccgccgccgccatgagCTCCGCAAACACGTCGAGCCGAGCCCTTCTCGCCGACGTCGCCCACAACCCCGTGTTCGTCCCCAACACCCGCACCGTCGATAGCGACCGTAACGATCTCGGTCGCTCTTTATCGTTTCCGATCACCGATGACCCCCGCGGGCATCGCACGGCCCCCCTCCCTCGGATCTCCGTAGACTGCGGTCGCTGCAGCCGACCTCATCACCGCGACGCAGTTCCTCCGCCGCTTATCGTAAAGAACGCGAAGAGATCGAATAGTTCTGCTTGTAAGAATACAAAGGTAGAGAGGAGAGTTCGCGAGAACGGCGGATTCTACGAAACCGGTGGAGTGGCGGAGGGGAGAACCTGCCCTCCGGTTTCGCCTTCTTCTCCGTCGAAGAGCTTTTCGGCCTCTCGCAACTACTGCTACTACAACCACCACCGATGCTTCAATGAAGCAAAGCTAGAAGATCtgacgaagaagaagacgaataagaagacgaagaagaagaagaagaagctgctCTTGACCAACAGTTACGGATTCACCAGCTCTTCTTCGATCGAGAGCGACGATGGCTACGCATTCTTCAgcagcgaagaagaagaagaagaagaggcagGGAAACGAGGAGAAGAGACTGAGACGTTCTTCTCGTCGAAGAGCTTCTCCTCCGACTC encodes:
- the LOC109716133 gene encoding transcription repressor OFP4-like, coding for MGSNKSSSSKLKDRLARMFRPASLLRSSCNPSTSSASSAAAAAMSSANTSSRALLADVAHNPVFVPNTRTVDSDRNDLGRSLSFPITDDPRGHRTAPLPRISVDCGRCSRPHHRDAVPPPLIVKNAKRSNSSACKNTKVERRVRENGGFYETGGVAEGRTCPPVSPSSPSKSFSASRNYCYYNHHRCFNEAKLEDLTKKKTNKKTKKKKKKLLLTNSYGFTSSSSIESDDGYAFFSSEEEEEEEAGKRGEETETFFSSKSFSSDSSEFYRRPLPKHRSNTNTKEKEKEKEKKSRGRRRIRSRSVGSSCNSCNVKEGFRPLVSVAAASKEAKKKKGFAVVKRSSDPYADFRTSMVEMIVERQIFAADELERLLQSYLSLNSPRHHPIILQAFSDIWVALFGN